The genomic DNA CGCCGCGCAATCGGCCCAGCAATCGGCCACCATCGTCGCCCCCGCGCTCGGCGGCCTGCTCTACGCCTTCGGCAGCACCTGGGTCTATGGGCCGACCGTGCTGCTCTACATCATCGCCTGCTGCCTGATGCTCAACCTGCCCGCCCGGCAGACGCCGCTGAACAAAGGCAAGGCGACGCTGGATTCGTTGCTGGCCGGGATTCGCTTCATCCGCAGTCGCCCGGACATTCTCGGGGCGATCTCCCTGGACCTGTTCGCGGTGTTGCTCGGCGGCGCGACGGCGCTGCTGCCGGTGTTTGCCAAGGACATCCTGCTCACCGGCCCCTGGGGCCTGGGCCTGTTGCGTTCGGCACCGGCGGTCGGGGCCTTGCTGATGTCGCTGTGGCTGGCGCGGTTTGCCGTGGAGCGCAAGGTCGGCCGGGTGATGTTCACCGCAGTGGGCGTGTTCGGCGTCGCCACCATTGCCTTCGGCCTCTCCACCTCGTTCTGGTTTTCCCTGGCGGTGCTGGTGGTGTTGGGGGCGGCAGACATGATCAGCATGGTGATCCGAGCCTCGTTCGTGCAACTGGAAACCCCGGATGAGATGCGCGGCCGGGTCAGCGCGGTGAACGGGCTGTTCATCGGCGCTTCGAACCAGTTGGGCGAATTCGAATCCGGCCTCACCGCCCACTGGTTCGGCACCGTGCCGGCGGTGGTCATGGGCGGTGTGGGCACGCTGCTGGTGACCGGGACCTGGATCAAGCTGTTCCCGACCCTGGCCAACCGCGACCGGATGCACGAACCGGTGGACGAAGCGAAAGCCTAGTGGCCTGTACGGTTAATTCGAGTACTCGAATTAGCCACACAGGCCACTAGATTAACTTGTCGAGGGTGATGGGGAAGTCCCGCACCCGCTTGCCGGTGGCGTGATAAATCGCATTGGCCACCGCTGCTGCCACCCCGACGACACCGATCTCACCCACGCCCTTGGACCCGAGTGCATTGACGATCGCGTCCTGTTCTTCGACGAAAATCACCTCGATGTCTCCGATGTCGGCATTGACCGGCAGGTGATACTCCGCCAGGTTGTGATTCATGTGGCGCCCCAGGGCGTGATCGGTCAGGGTTTCTTCGTGCAGGGCCATGCCGACGCCCCACACCACGCCGCCGAGAATCTGGCTGCGGGCGGTTTTCGGGTTGACGACCCGGCCGGCGGCGATGGCACTGACCACTCGGTTGACCTTCACCGTGCCCAAGTCCTCGTCCACCCATACCTCGACAAACACCGCCGAGTGAGTGGCCGTGGCGTAAGCCTGGCGTTTTGCATCCGGCTCGGCGGTGACCTGGGCCTGCAACGGTGTCTCGCCACTTTTTTGCGCCAGCTCCGCTAACGCGACGCTCGCTTCGCCCAGCCGCAGTTGGCCATCGACAAACGTCACTTGCTCAAGGGTCGCGCCACTGAAGGCCGGGCAGGCCTGGCGAGCCACGGCCAGGAGCTTTTCCTTCAATGCTTCACAGGCCTGCTGCACGGCCGTGCCCACCGACGAGACGGTGAACGAACCACCCTGCAACGGCGCGGTTGGCAGCGACGAATCCCCCAGGATAAACGCGACGTTCTCAAGGGAAACGCCTGAAGCCTCGGCGGCGATCTGGGTCATGACCGTGTAGGTGCCGGTGCCGATGTCCGTGGTGGCGCTGCTGACGGTCAGCTTGCCATGGGTATCCAGA from Pseudomonas beijingensis includes the following:
- a CDS encoding MFS transporter, which gives rise to MPSQAPLLLRHHRPFIAFWLARIFTASGFQMLTVAIGWNLYQLTGNVLDLGLVGLVEFAPRVLFMLHTGHVADRYDRRKVAAICQSLQAMIALALAIGSATDNVTREMIFILAFLLGAARSFEMPTTQALLPSIVPSALFPRAVAAAQSAQQSATIVAPALGGLLYAFGSTWVYGPTVLLYIIACCLMLNLPARQTPLNKGKATLDSLLAGIRFIRSRPDILGAISLDLFAVLLGGATALLPVFAKDILLTGPWGLGLLRSAPAVGALLMSLWLARFAVERKVGRVMFTAVGVFGVATIAFGLSTSFWFSLAVLVVLGAADMISMVIRASFVQLETPDEMRGRVSAVNGLFIGASNQLGEFESGLTAHWFGTVPAVVMGGVGTLLVTGTWIKLFPTLANRDRMHEPVDEAKA